A genomic window from Triticum urartu cultivar G1812 chromosome 7, Tu2.1, whole genome shotgun sequence includes:
- the LOC125523987 gene encoding uncharacterized protein LOC125523987: protein MQAITAIFQDAGKDDGGDDDNVTKVAAIRREHGGMLCSNLGSNMTMQQRTEHVPLGNKASGNSAVSLDDLLQGDGLCWTPHIVLGASESMSQPNPKRARMSDVQTGVNVSQIGPEPKRATTMDEVIEGKKVMTHKAQRLAFIIEEELFKLFGEVNKKYKEKGRSLLFNLKDKNNPGLRERVLSGEITPKCLCAMTTEELASKELSEWRMAKAEELAKMVVLPDREVDVRRLVRKTHKGEFQVEVEETDVFPVEVELGGDSLSYVTSEPVAVQTKSDDKASVHREIKESDNSVQDVVGTWNSNTSCNLEYPENEKNYLMLEPMVDDLKVMENLPLIMSLDEFMQVLDSEPHSKDQSVGALQDDPNTNKDDKAKSANFLITMDKAAVSEFQFHCDVSSPRSYCESKLESRINKPVPVLDPVEEPKGDVLVKSPTEKVGAEKSDTVNGSIPESTMQCKKTPDAVLTHDIIWEGIIELSLSSITNIVAIFKSGKKPSTNEWRRFLEIKGRVRLSAFEEFLEQLPKSRSRTITVTELRWKEGSLESGRHHLLKTIDSYIADERVGLVKPSEGVELYLCPSQGKAAQILADHLPKEHLGSFTVPGTSIIGVVVWRRPHASSRVPNRQEDPKRQAATSGSAMPMISQPSSRSSNASHQEVVTADVPPGFGSGVVRDDDDLPEYNFVSVSNSAANVTVPQSYRSHQHLPLSSPPTDRVRELIRKYGNRSAAAQPWNSNGDDDDLPEWDLCSQGNLQQARIPQPRYPYQHHEQLQYHSLLQQSQSSLSQAYPQQHQHVAMPVHAQSLTYSHPTQPAQQSYFGVPDDGSGSYVNGVTHGTGKAGANG, encoded by the exons ATGCAAGCAATCACAGCCATATTCCAGGATGCAGGTaaagatgatggtggtgatgatgataATGTCACAAAGGTTGCTGCTATCAGAAGAGAACACGGTGGCATGTTATGTAGCAATTTGGGATCAAACATGACAATGCAGCAACGAACAGAACATGTTCCCTTGGGAAACAAAGCATCGGGCAATAGCGCTGTTTCTTTAGATGATCTTCTGCAAGGTGATGGGCTTTGCTGGACTCCCCACATTGTTCTTGGAGCTTCTGAATCCATGTCACAACCCAATCCAAAAAGGGCCAGGATGTCTGATGTTCAAACTGGGGTTAACGTATCTCAAATTGGTCCGGAGCCTAAAAGAGCAACTACCATGGATGAGGTAATAGAAGGAAAGAAGGTCATGACTCATAAGGCCCAAAGGTTGGCATTTATAATTGAAGAGGAGCTGTTCAAATTATTTGGGGAAGTTAATAAGAAGTACAAGGAGAAAGGTAGATCACTTCTGTTCAATCTGAAAGATAAAAACAATCCTGGGCTGAGGGAACGAGTCTTGTCTGGAGAAATAACGCCTAAATGCTTATGTGCAATGACTACTGAAGAACTTGCTTCAAAGGAGCTTTCAGAGTGGCGGATGGCTAAAGCTGAAGAGCTTGCAAAAATGGTTGTTCTTCCTGATAGAGAAGTGGACGTTAGACGCTTGGTGAGAAAAACACACAAGGGAGAATTTCAAGTTGAGGTGGAAGAAACTGATGTTTTCCCTGTAGAAGTTGAGCTTGGTGGTGATTCACTTTCTTATGTAACATCAGAACCCGTTGCAGTTCAAACCAAATCTGACGATAAAGCAAGTGTACACAGGGAGATCAAGGAATCGGACAACAGTGTGCAAGATGTAGTTGGGACATGGAACAGCAATACATCATGCAATTTAGAATATCCAGAAAATGAGAAAAATTATCTCATGCTAGAACCAATGGTTGATGACTTGAAGGTTATGGAGAATCTTCCACTGATCATGTCACTGGATGAATTCATGCAGGTCCTTGATTCAGAACCACATTCCAAAGATCAGTCCGTTGGAGCCCTGCAAGATGATCCTAATACTAACAAAGATGACAAAGCTAAGTCAGCAAATTTTCTCATAACCATGGACAAGGCCGCTGTATCAGAATTCCAATTTCATTGTGATGTGTCGTCTCCAAGAAGTTATTGTGAATCCAAATTAGAATCACGCATAAACAAACCAGTTCCAGTTTTGGATCCAGTTGAAGAACCAAAGGGAGATGTGTTGGTCAAATCCCCCACTGAAAAGGTGGGTGCTGAAAAATCAGATACTGTTAATGGCTCGATTCCTGAATCTACTATGCAGTGTAAGAAAACTCCTGATGCTGTGCTGACACATGACATTATATGGGAGGGAATAATTGAGCTCAGTTTGTCTTCAATCACAAATATCGTTGCTATCTTCAAAAG TGGTAAAAAGCCATCTACAAATGAGTGGCGCCGCTTTCTTGAAATCAAGGGAAGAGTGAGACTCAGTGCTTTTGAAGAATTTCTTGAACAGCTTCCTAAATCCAGGAGCCGTACTATAACG GTAACTGAGTTACGTTGGAAGGAGGGCTCTCTTGAGAGTGGTCGACATCATCTCTTAAAG ACTATTGACTCATATATAGCAGATGAGAGAGTAGGGCTAGTGAAGCCTTCTGAAGGGGTGGAGTTGTACCTCTGTCCTTCTCAAGGGAAGGCAGCTCAGATACTTGCTGACCACCTGCCAAAGGAGCACTTGGGTAGTTTTACTGTGCCTGGAACATCTATCATCGGAGTCGTTGTGTGGCGAAGACCCCATGCCTCATCTAGGGTGCCCAACAGGCAAGAGGACCCCAAGAGGCAGGCTGCCACTTCTGGTTCAGCTATGCCCATGATCTCTCAGCCATCATCTCGCTCTTCCAATGCTTCTCATCAGGAAGTTGTAACCGCTGATGTTCCTCCTGGCTTTGGTTCTGGTGTTGTTAGGGATGATGATGACCTACCTGAATACAATTTCGTTAGCGTGTCAAACTCGGCTGCCAATGTGACAGTGCCACAGAGTTACAGGAGCCATCAGCATCTACCTCTCAGTTCTCCTCCGACAGACCGAGTGAGAGAATTGATTCGCAAGTATGGTAACAGATCTGCTGCAGCCCAACCCTGGAACAGCAATGGCGACGACGATGACTTGCCAGAATGGGATCTGTGTTCTCAAGGTAACCTCCAGCAGGCGCGGATTCCACAGCCACGTTACCCTTATCAACACCATGAGCAGCTGCAGTACCATTCCTTGCTTCAGCAATCGCAAAGCTCATTGTCCCAGGCATACCCCCAGCAGCACCAGCATGTTGCCATGCCCGTGCATGCTCAGTCGCTGACCTACAGCCACCCAACGCAGCCTGCTCAGCAATCCTACTTCGGTGTACCAGACGATGGCAGTGGGTCCTACGTCAATGGTGTAACCCATGGCACCGGGAAGGCGGGAGCCAATGGATGA
- the LOC125522666 gene encoding auxin-responsive protein SAUR40-like, with protein sequence MKEVGQKKNILAKTLQKCRSLGHRRQPAAYGGGGSASAPASPRAADGRAAAWAVPAGYFAVLVGPEKERFAVRARCANHPLFRALLDEAETEYGFAGCAGPLELPCAVDDFMEVMWEMEQGGGVASSPSCARFAGRGHHQQQQRHGYHMLSPGTFRFLVAGRS encoded by the coding sequence ATGAAGGAGGTGGGTCAGAAGAAGAACATCCTGGCCAAGACGCTCCAGAAGTGCCGGTCGTTGGGCCACCGGAGGCAGCCGGCAGCCTACGGCGGTGGCGGCAGCGCCAGTGCCCCGGCGTCGCCACGCGCGGCCGATGgcagggcggcggcgtgggccgTGCCGGCGGGGTACTTCGCCGTGCTCGTGGGGCCGGAGAAGGAGCGGTTCGCGGTGCGCGCCAGGTGCGCGAACCACCCCCTGTTCCGGGCGCTGCTGGACGAGGCCGAGACGGAGTACGGCTTCGCCGGCTGCGCCGGCCCGCTCGAGCTGCCCTGCGCCGTcgatgatttcatggaggtgatgtgggaGATGGAGCAGGGGGGCGGCGTCGCGTCGTCGCCCAGCTGCGCTCGCTTCGCCGGCAGGGGCCACCACCAACAACAACAGCGCCACGGGTACCACATGTTGAGTCCGGGCACGTTCCGGTTCCTCGTCGCCGGCCGATCGTGA